The sequence TTGAGCATCCGGGTCACGTGCGGCTGATAGGAGAGGCGGATTGAATCGCCGATCAGAAGCAGTTTTCGCGGCATTGGAGGGTCTCCTTCTATTCCTCGACGGCGGGTTGGGCTGGGAAGTACATGGCGTAGAGCGAGGCCTGGTGAAGGTAGAAGCGAATCCGTATGGCCTTGCGGAACAGTTTCCGGCCGACGGCTTGGGAGAGTTTTCGGCCGTTCCATCGGACGACCTGGCGGACCGCGTCGGTGTCGATGAGGTCACAGTCGTCGCGTGAGAAGCCTTCGATCGCATCGCCGTTGAAGTCGCAGAGTTCGACCCGCAGGCGTCCTCGCGCAGCGTCGACGTTGACTTCGAGGTCGCCTTCGGCCAGGTAAAGGGGGACGGTTTCGACGACGCCGTCCTGGTGGAGGCGTCGCGGTCGGAGGGCCTGGAAACGGTCGCAGAGCAGGGTGGCGACGCCGATGGCTCGGCGGACGTCGCCGTTGAGGGTTTCTTCGATGGGATGGCCGTAACCGGCGTAGTAGAAGAGCATCCGGTCGTCGCTGAAGACGATTTCGCTGGCGGTGGTGAGCCATCGGCAGTCCCATTCGCCGGGGGTGCCGAGTCTCAGGAACGGCTGGCATTCGCCGAGTCGCTGCCAGTTCATGCCGTCTCGGCTGAAGGCGAGTTGGGTGTCGCAGGTGCCCTCTTCAAGCAGGATGGCCCCATCGTCGCGGTCTCGGACGCGGCTGTAGTGTTCGATGTGGAAGAGCGAGAGCAGTCCGAGGAAGCAGTTTCCTCGACGGGTGACGCTGAACTGGTGGAACTGGTGGTGCGGGTCGCCGTCGCGTTCGTCGGCCCGGAGCAGTTCGATCGGGTCGGACCATTTGACGAAATCGGGCGAGACGGAGGCTCGGACGTAGCGGACGCGGACGGTTTCGCCGTAGACGCTGTCGAAGGGACGATGCTGGCTGCGCGTGCCGCGCATGTAGGCGATGTAGCGTTTGCGTTTGGCGTCCCAGACGACGCTCTGGCCGGTGTCGCTTTTGCCAGGGACGGCGGGCCGGCCTTCTTTGGGCGACCAGTGGATGCCGTCGGGGCTGGCGGCGGTGAAGCACCATCGGGCGCATTCGGCGAGTTCGGGACGGTTCGGGCGGTACTTGCTGTACGAGTCGTAGAAGACGAGGTACTTCTGGGAAGGATCGTCGTTGTGGCGGTTGCGCAGCACGCAGGGCCCGTGGATGTTGGGTTCGGGACCGAGGACGATGTTGGTTTTGGGGCAGTCGTCGTAAGGGACGACGTCGAGCATGGGCTTTCGCCAGGTGACCCCGTCGTCGCTTTCGGCGTAGCACATCATCTGGTGGGCCCGCATGCCTCCGGCCCCGGCCATGTACCACATGGCATAGCCGCCGCCGTCTTTGGCGAGGACCGAGCCGTAGAGGGTGACGAAGGAGGATTCCCAGGGGTGCTCAGCGTGGAGGACGGGGTTTTTGCCGTGGCGTTGCGGATGGCCCATCCGCCGCTCGATGTTGTACTCCCAACTGATCCGCTGGCGGTCCAGAAACAGTTCGATTTCGGTTGCGCCCATCGTGTTGCTCCCGAATACGTTATTTTTTTGATTGTAGCGTCAATCGGGCGGGGTTGCACTGGAAACCGCAAGTCGATGCGGGCCAATATTCTGCGAGAATTCAGGGACGACGGACGAAAAGCTAACGGGATACTGACTTGACCTGGACGTATTACAAAGTAATAATATGGAAGGGCAACGTGAGACGATGGAGTGACAGGTTCAGTAGCAATGAAGAAAACCAAACAGGAAGTCATCACGTTCAAGGCGGATGAGTCGCTGTTGGAGGCGTTGAAGGGGATACCCAACCGTTCGGAGTTCATTCGTTCGGCGATTCTGACGGCGTTGGACAGCGTGTGCCCGCTGTGCAACGGGACGGGGATTTTGAGTCCGAACCAGAAGCAGCATTGGGAGGCGTTCGCGAGGAATCACGAGTTGCGGGAGTGCGGCAAATGCCACGAGCTGCATCTGGTTTGCGGCGGCAGGCCGGCCAAGGGGGCGCATCAGAAGGTATCGGCCAGGGCGGCTGGGAAGTGACGGATGGCGACGGGAGGCCTGCAATGAGAACAACGACACTGGCAAGTCTGACGGCATGGCTTGTGGCGGCTGCGATGGGCGGGATGGTTCGAGCCGAGCCGGTCGAGGTGGCGGTGACGATTCTTCCGGAGGCTTTTGTCGTCGATCGGATCGGCGGGTCGCACGTGCGGACGGCGACGCTGGTGGCGGCGGGCCAGTCGCCGCACACGTTCGAGCCGACGATCCGTCAGATCACGCGGATCGCTGAGGCGGACGTGTATTTCAGTATCGGCTTGCCGTTCGAGGATTCGCTGCTGGCCAAGATCCGGCGGATGAACCCGGCGATCATGGTGGTGGAGCTGAGCGAAGGGATTCGTCCGGCGCCGACCACGCAGAAAGCTGACGATCACGACGAGGCGGACCATCATGAGGAGCACGACGAGGGCCATCACGAGCATGAAGAGGAGGGCGAGGAGGATCACCACGATCACGGGTCGATCGATCCGCACATCTGGATGAATCCGCGGTATATGGAGCGGATGGCGGCGAAGGTGGAGGCGACGTTGAGCGGGATCGATCCGTCGCATCGCGAGGAGTACAGGAAGAACCATCAGACCCTCAAGGTCGAACTGGAGACGCTGGACCGGAAGATCGCCAAGGCGCTCAAGCCGTTTGCGGGCGGGAAGATGTTCGTCTTTCATGCGGCGTTCGGGCATTTCGCGGAGGCGTACGGCTTGGAGCAGGTGACGGTCGAAGTCGGCGGCAAGGAGCCGACGGCCAAGCAGCTTACCGGGCTGATCGACCTGGCGGGGCGCGAGAACATCCGGACGATTTTCGTTCAGCCGCAATTTTCGCGCAAGAGCGCCGAGGCGGTGGCGCGGGCGATCGGGGCTGAGCTGGTGGTGCTCGATCCGCTGGCGTACGAGTACGTGAAGAATTTGGACCAGACCGCCAAAGAGGTCCGGCGGGCGATGCAGCGGCAGGCTGGGAAGGAAACGGAGGGCCAATGAGCCAGGAGAGCATCTGGCCGGTGACGCTGGAGAACGTCTGGTTCTCGTACGACGGGACGCCCGTGCTGGAGGATGTGAACCTGTCGATCGGGCGGTGCGAGTACGTGAGCATGGTCGGGCCGAACGGCGGGGGCAAGACGACGCTGCTGAAGATCATCGCGGGGCTGTTGAGGCCGGATCGCGGGCGCGTGCGGGTGTACGGCGAGCCGCCGCAGCACGTGCAGTGGAAGATCGGGTACGTGCCGCAGCACCAGCACTACGACGTGCACTTTCCGGTGCGGGTGCTGGAGGTGGTGCTGATGGGGCGGCTGCGGCGGTCGACGTGGATCGGCCGGTACAGCCGTGCGGACCGGGAGTCGGCGCTTCGGGCGTTGGAGGAGGTGGAGCTGGCGGATTTGCGGAGTCGCCCGTTTTCGGCCCTCTCGGGCGGGCAGCGTCAGCGGGTGTTGATCGCGCGGGCGTTGGCGGCCGATCCGCAGATTCTGCTGCTGGATGAGCCGATGGCCAACGTGGACGTCGTCGTCGAGCGGGAGCTCAACGAGCTGCTGCAGGATCTGAGCGGCCACATGACGGTGGTGCTGGTGACGCACGATCTGGGGTTCGTGTCGCACTACGTCAAGAACGTTATCTGCGTGAACCGCCGCGTATCCGTGCATCCGACGAGTGATTTCACGGGCGAGTTGGTGGACCGGGTGTATGGCGGGCACTACCACGCGGTCCGCCACGACCACGTCGACGAGGAGCCGCAGCCATGATGGAGTTTTTTTCCGCCGCCGCCCAATACAGCATCCTTCAGTACGCCCTGCTGACCGCGGTGCTGGCGAGCATCGCAGCCGGGGTGGTTGGCACGTACGTGGTGGTGCGTCGGATTTCGTACATCGCGGGCGGGATCGCCCACTGCGTGCTGGGAGGGATGGGGGCGGCGTTGTACCTTCAGCGGGTGCACGACCTGGCGTGGCTTCAGCCGCTTCACGGGGCATTGGCGGCGGCGGTGCTGGCGGCGTTGGTGATCGGGCTGGTGAGTCTGAAGGCCAAGGAGCGCGAGGACACGGTGATCGGGGCGGTGTGGGCGATCGGCATGGCGGCGGGCGTGCTGTTCATGGCCAAGACGCCGGGCTACGTCGAGGACCTGATGAGCTATCTGTTCGGCAACATCCTGATGGTCTCGAAGCGCGATCTGTACCTGATCGCGGGCCTCGACGCGGTGGTGGTGCTGTCGGGATTGCTGTTCTACAACCAGCTTCAGGCGGTGTGTTTCGACGAGGAGTTCGCCCGGGTGCGCGGGGTGAATGTGGAGTTTTTCTATTTGTTTCTGCTGGTGCTGACGGCATTGACGGTGGTGCTGCTGGTGACGGTGGTCGGGGTGATTCTGGTGATCGCCTTGCTGACGCTTCCGGTGGCGGTGGCGGGTCAGTTTTCGCGGACGCTGTGGCACATGATGGCGCTGGCGACGCTGTTCAGCATTGTTTTTACGGTGGGCGGGTTGGCGCTGAGCTACACGCCGAATCTGCCGGCTGGGGCGACGATCATCGTGGTGGCTGGAGCGGCGTATCTGCTGGTGATGCCGGCCGCAGCGCTGTACCGGCGGAATCGTCGCGGGCGGATCGCGTCGGCGAGGCGATAGGCTGGATCATCGTCGGCGGATCGGCGAGCGCAGCGGACGACCGCAAGAAAGTTCCCTTCTTGGCAACATGTTCGTCTTTTCTCCGGTTCCGGATCGGCATAGATTAGCATAGGTGGTTATGCGCGACGAGTTTCGTGCGCGTGCGGACGAAACGGAAAGGAGTAGAGGCCCATGAACGAAGTGCAGAACGCCTCACTACGAATCGGCTGGGCGACCCGGAATGTCACGCCGGACCGTCCGGTCGTCCTCGGGGCGCAGCACAGGATGCGGGTTTCGGAGGGCGTGGACGGGCCGGTGACGGTTACGGCCCTGGCGATGTCGGCTGGGGAACCGGCGGGCGACTCGATCATCTTCGTCTCGTGCGATACCGGCGGGTTCCGACATCGGTGGTATGATGAGAATGACTATCTGCCCCTGTGCCGCGCGGCGGTACGCGCTCGGACGTCGGAGATCGACGTCGACAGGATTGTTTTGCACGCGACGCACTCGCACACGGCTCCGAACACGCTGATCGGCCGGTTCGGCGACGCGGCGCCCGAGGGGGTGATGACGGCGGAGGAGTGCATGGACGTGTTTGTAAACGGCATCGCGGAGGCTGCGGTCGAGGCGTGGAGCAACCGGCAGCCGGCGGGCGTGAGTTGGGGATTGGGGACGGCGGTGGTGGGCCACAATCGGCGGGCGACGTACTTCGATGAGGCCTCGGATCGGCGGGGCGGCGCGGTGGTCAACGGTTTTACCCGGATGTACGGCGAGACCAACGACCCAGAATTCAGCCACATCGAGGGCTACGAGGATCATTACGTGGACCTGTTCTACACGTGGGACGGCGGGAGGAACCTGACGGGCGTGGTGGTGAATCTGGCCTGTCCCGCCCAGGAGACGGAAATGGGCATGCGCATCTCGGCTGATTTCTGGCATGAGATACGCGAGGAGATTCGCCGGCGTCATGGGAAGCACGTACAGATTCTCGCGCAGTGTTCATCGGCTGGCGATCAGTCGCCGCACCGGTTGTGGTACAAGCAGGCTGAGGAGCGGATGCTGAAGCTGCGCGGCCTGACGATGCGGCAGGAGATCGGGCGGCGGGTGGCGGATGCGGTGGACGACGTTCTGCCGGCGGCGAGGGCGTCGATCGAGACGAGTGTGCCGTTCAGACACGCGATCAAGGATATCCGGCTTCCGCGGCGCATGGTCAGCGACGAGGAGGCGGCCACGGTGCGGTCGGACCTGGCCAAGCTGGAGGCTGAGGCCCAGGCGGGAGCGAACAACTACCGGCTGATGCGGCCGTGCCGGCGGGTGCTTGAGCGGTATGAGAGTCAGAAGGAATCGCCGGAGATTGTGATGGAGCTGCACGTGGTTCGCGTCGGTGACATGGCGTTCGCGACGAACCGGTTTGAGCTGTTTCTGGATTTCGGCATCCGGATCAAGGCCCGCAGTCCGGCGGTACAGACGTTTGTCGTTCAACTGGCGGCCAACGACGGGTGGACGGGGAGTTATCTGCCGTCGGAGCGGGCGGTGGCCAATAAAGGGTACGGCGGCAGCGTGTACAACAACGAGATCGGGCCGGAGGGCGGCCGGGTGATCGTGGAAGAAACGGTCAAGGTGCTGAATGAACTGTGGGAGAGGTGAGTCTCGCGGCGAATTCGTGAGCGGTTCGGATACGGTTGGATTTGCAGTAACAGAAGGACTGAAAGCGATGGGTATCAAGGCCGGTGGAGGTTTGTTCCGGATCGGTTGGGCTTCGGTGGACGTGACGCCGACGGAGCCGGTGTGCCTTTGGGGGCAGTTGTACGCCCGGGTTTCGGAGGGGGTGATCAGTCCCATCACGGCCACCGCGTTGGCGATGGAGTCGGAGGATGGCCAGTCGTCGGTTTTGATCAGCTGCGACTTTGTCAGCGTGCCGGAGGTGATCCAGAAGGCGGTTCGGGAGGAACTGGCGAGGACCGCGCCGGGTTTGGACGCCGAAGGCGTGGTGCTCAGCGCCACGCATACCCACACCTCGGTGGCCCGAACGGGTTTTGGCGGGCCCGGATCGGCCCTCCGAGGCGAGACGGAGACGCGGGACCTGGCTGAGTATTACGGCGTGGATCTCGATGCGATGGACCCCGCCGGGTACAATCGTTGGGCGGCTGGGCGGATCGCGGAGGCGGCGAGGCGGGCCTGGGAGTCGCGGGCGCCGGGCGGGATCGGGTTCGGCTTGGGATATGCGACGATCGGGCACAATCGGAGAGTCTCGTTTTACAGCGGAACGACGCGGATGTACGGCGGCGTGAACGATCCGGATTTCAGCCATCCCGAGGGCGGGACGTATACCGGCGTCGGCGCGCTATTCACCTGGGACGCTGGGCGGAAGCTGACCGGTGTGGTGGTGAACGTGGCGTGTCCGTCGCAGATTCTGGAGCACGAATTCAAGATCGCCGCCGATTTCTGGCACGATGCGCGGGAGGAGCTTCGCGACCGGCTGGGCGAGGACGTGCACGTGCTGGCGCAGTGCGGTCCGGCGGGCGATCAGTCGCCCGGACGGGAGAGCATCCAGGCCGACTGGAAGGCCCACGAGCGCATGGTGCGGTTGAGCGGGCGCACGGCGTGCCGGGAGACGGGCGTGCGGATCGCCGAGGCGGTCAGCGCGGTTCTTCCACTGGCGGAAAAGGAGATCGACTGGACTCCGCGGTTCCGGCGGAGCTGCGAGACCGTGAACCTTTCGCGACGGAATATCACCGCGCCCGACCTGGCCGAGGCCGCCGCCCAGGCAGAGCAGCATCGGGCGGAGTACGAACATCTTCGCGACGAGTTGGCGGCGAATCCCCGGCTGCGCGAGGATCCGCGATGGTACGTGCCGATCACGCGGGCCTACTGCCGGTGGCGATGGCAGTCCTCGGTTCAGAAGCGGTTCGAGGCCCAGCAGGCCTCGGTTACGGTTCCCGCTGAGATTCACGTCATCCGCATTGGCGAGGCGGCGATCGCGACGAATCCGTTCGAGTTTTACCTGGACTTCGGGCTTCAGATCATGGCCCGCAGCAAGGCGGCGCAGACGTTCGTGGTGCAACTGGCTGGGGAAGGGACGTATCTTCCCTCGGCGCGGGCGGTGGCGGGCGGCAGCTACGGCGCGACTCCCGCCAGCACTCCGGTCGGGCCGGAAGGCGGCCGGGAACTGGTGAATTACACCGTCGAGAAGATCAACAGCTTCTGGGATGATCCGGCAGGCGGGGCATGACGAGTTGGAAGAAGAACCTGCTGATCGTCTGGCTGTCCCAGTTCCTGGGGCTCAGCGGCTTCTACTTCACCATGCCGTTCATCCCGTACTACATGCAGCATCTGGGCGTGACGGACACGTCGCAGGTGGCGTTGTGGGTGGCGGTCTACACCATCGCCGGGTATGTCAGTCTCGCGGTCGTCTCACCGGTCTGGGGCCTGGTGGCGGACCGGTACGGCCGCAAGGCGATGCTGTTGCGGGCCCACTTCTGCAATGCCGTGATCATCTCGCTCATGAGCGTCGCGCCGAGCGTATCGGTGCTGGTTCTCTTGCGGTGTCTGATGGGGGTATTCTCGGGCACCAGCAGCGCCTCGCAGACCCTGGTGGCCAGCCTGACGCCGAAAGACAACCGCGGTCTGGCCCTCGGCCTGCTGAGCGCCTCGATCTTCGGCGGCACGCTGTTCGGGAGTTTCGTGGGCGGCATTATCGTCGACGCCTTCGGGTTTCCCGCAGCGTTCCTTTCATGCGGCGTGATCTTTGTCATCTCAGGCATGCTGGTACTGGTAGGCGTCAAGGAGGACTTCCGCCGACCCCAGCCCGTGCCGCGGGACAAACCGCGTTCCCGGCGCGGCCGGTTTCTGGGCATCGACCTTCGGCCGGTCCGGCTGGCGTGGCTGCTGCTGATCCTGTCGCTGGTCATGGCGATGGCCCGGCGGTTCGACATGCCGTTTCTGCCCCTGCTGGTCCAGGACATCCTTGGGACCACGGATAAGGCGGCGACGTGGACGGGGACGCTGTCGGGGTTCACCGCGATCGCGGGCGTTCTGGCCGGTCCGATCCTCGGCTGGCTGGCGGACAAGTTCTCCGCCCCGCGGGTGGCTGTGCTGTCCGCCCTGCTGGCGGCTTTGTGCATGATTCCTCACGGGCTGGCCACGGCATTGCCGACGCTGTTCGCGGCGCGGTTTATGATGATCTTCTTCGCCGGCGGTCTGGATCCGGTGTTTCAAATCTGGATTGCCAAGTCCACTCCGGATCGGGTCCGCGGGGTGATCTTCGGCTGGGCGCTGACCGCCCGCAGCATCGGCTACATCGTGGCGGCGGCCCTGGGCGGCGCGTTGGCCGGTTTTGTGGGATTGCGATGGGTCTACGTGGGCAGTTGCCTGCTGTTCCTGTCTCTGATCCCGATCATCCGCTTCGCGGCGTCGCGTCAGAGGCGGGATCGGAGTTCAGAGCGGTCCGCAGCGGTCCGAGGGGCCGTACCGGTTT comes from Phycisphaerae bacterium and encodes:
- a CDS encoding CopG family transcriptional regulator, encoding MKKTKQEVITFKADESLLEALKGIPNRSEFIRSAILTALDSVCPLCNGTGILSPNQKQHWEAFARNHELRECGKCHELHLVCGGRPAKGAHQKVSARAAGK
- a CDS encoding zinc ABC transporter solute-binding protein, encoding MRTTTLASLTAWLVAAAMGGMVRAEPVEVAVTILPEAFVVDRIGGSHVRTATLVAAGQSPHTFEPTIRQITRIAEADVYFSIGLPFEDSLLAKIRRMNPAIMVVELSEGIRPAPTTQKADDHDEADHHEEHDEGHHEHEEEGEEDHHDHGSIDPHIWMNPRYMERMAAKVEATLSGIDPSHREEYRKNHQTLKVELETLDRKIAKALKPFAGGKMFVFHAAFGHFAEAYGLEQVTVEVGGKEPTAKQLTGLIDLAGRENIRTIFVQPQFSRKSAEAVARAIGAELVVLDPLAYEYVKNLDQTAKEVRRAMQRQAGKETEGQ
- a CDS encoding metal ABC transporter ATP-binding protein — encoded protein: MSQESIWPVTLENVWFSYDGTPVLEDVNLSIGRCEYVSMVGPNGGGKTTLLKIIAGLLRPDRGRVRVYGEPPQHVQWKIGYVPQHQHYDVHFPVRVLEVVLMGRLRRSTWIGRYSRADRESALRALEEVELADLRSRPFSALSGGQRQRVLIARALAADPQILLLDEPMANVDVVVERELNELLQDLSGHMTVVLVTHDLGFVSHYVKNVICVNRRVSVHPTSDFTGELVDRVYGGHYHAVRHDHVDEEPQP
- a CDS encoding metal ABC transporter permease, giving the protein MEFFSAAAQYSILQYALLTAVLASIAAGVVGTYVVVRRISYIAGGIAHCVLGGMGAALYLQRVHDLAWLQPLHGALAAAVLAALVIGLVSLKAKEREDTVIGAVWAIGMAAGVLFMAKTPGYVEDLMSYLFGNILMVSKRDLYLIAGLDAVVVLSGLLFYNQLQAVCFDEEFARVRGVNVEFFYLFLLVLTALTVVLLVTVVGVILVIALLTLPVAVAGQFSRTLWHMMALATLFSIVFTVGGLALSYTPNLPAGATIIVVAGAAYLLVMPAAALYRRNRRGRIASARR
- a CDS encoding multidrug efflux MFS transporter, producing the protein MTSWKKNLLIVWLSQFLGLSGFYFTMPFIPYYMQHLGVTDTSQVALWVAVYTIAGYVSLAVVSPVWGLVADRYGRKAMLLRAHFCNAVIISLMSVAPSVSVLVLLRCLMGVFSGTSSASQTLVASLTPKDNRGLALGLLSASIFGGTLFGSFVGGIIVDAFGFPAAFLSCGVIFVISGMLVLVGVKEDFRRPQPVPRDKPRSRRGRFLGIDLRPVRLAWLLLILSLVMAMARRFDMPFLPLLVQDILGTTDKAATWTGTLSGFTAIAGVLAGPILGWLADKFSAPRVAVLSALLAALCMIPHGLATALPTLFAARFMMIFFAGGLDPVFQIWIAKSTPDRVRGVIFGWALTARSIGYIVAAALGGALAGFVGLRWVYVGSCLLFLSLIPIIRFAASRQRRDRSSERSAAVRGAVPVS